In bacterium, the DNA window GCCGTCGCGATCCTGGGCGGCAAGACGCCCCACATCCAGAACCTTGCGGTGGGGGGGGTGGCGAATGCGATCAACCTGGACGACCCCGCGACCCTGAACATGGAAAAGCTCTACATGGTCAAGGACCTTCTGGCGGAGGTCACGGCGTTCGTCCAGCAGGTCTACCTGCCGGACGTGTGCGTCATCGGCGCGAAGTACGCCGAATGGCTCAAGTACGGCGCCGGGGTTACCAACTACCTTGCGGTGCCGGACCTCCCCCTCGACACGAAGGGGACGAAGTTCGACTTTCCCGGGGGGACGATCTTCGACGGAAAGCTCGAGACGTACAAGCCGATCTCGTCCTTCCAGGATCCGTACTTCAAGGAGAACGTGTCGGAGAGCATCGCCCGGTCCTACTACGATGGGGATTGGCAGAAACATCCCTGGGAGGAGGAGACCGTCCCGAAGGTGGGCACGTTCAATCCCTCCGGGAAGTATTCGTGGTCGAAATCCCCGCGGTTCCAGGGGCGCCCGATGCAGGTGGGCCCCCTCGCCCAGGTCCTCATGGGGTACGCCGCCGGCCACGAGCCGACGATGCGTTGGGGGAACCGCGCGCTGGAGATGGCCTCGAAGGCCGCGGGAGCGAAGCTCGGACCTGCCGACCTTCACTCCACCCTCGGCAGGCACGTCGCCCGGGCGGTCCGCTGCGCGGTGCTGGGGGAGCTGGCGATGAAGCATTGGCAGCTGCTGGCGACGAATATCGGGAAGGGGGACGTCGCCGTGTTCAACCCCCCGGTATTCCCCCGTTCCGAACAGAGGGGGTTCGGTTTTCACGAGGCTCCCCGCGGAACCCTTTCCCACTGGATCGTGATGAAGGACGGGAAGATCCAGAATTACCAGGCGGTGGTTCCTTCCACGTGGAACGCCGGCCCCAGGGACGGCAAGGGACAGAAGGGGCCGTACGAGGCATCCCTCGTGGGAAACCCGGTTGCGGACCCCGGGCGTCCCCTGGAGGTGCTCCGGACCTTGCACTCCTTCGACCCATGCCTTGCGTGCGCCATCCACATGGTGAAGGCGAACGGGGAGGAGGTTACCCGGAGAAACGTGATCTGACGGACGCGCTCATCCGGTGATACCATCGGGCGGATCCCCCCCGTCCGTGGGGTTCCGTAGTTATTTCCGGTCCATCATCCCTTCCATGTGCTTCAGGTGCGATGCCTGGAGGTCGGTCAGCAGCTTCGAATGCTCGAGGGAGGCGGCGCGGAAGGCGGCCGCGTCGTCCTTCGATTTAAGGGTCTCCATCGTCGCCTCGAGCGCGCGCAGCT includes these proteins:
- a CDS encoding nickel-dependent hydrogenase large subunit encodes the protein MSQRITIDPVTRIEGHLRIDVEVDGGVVKDAWSSGTMWRGIEVILKGRDPREAWIYTQRICGVCTTVHAIASVRAVENALGLEIPLNAQYIRNLLITAHALGDHIVHFYQLSALDWVDVTSALKADPAKAASIAESLSPWPGNSRKQMEAVKTRVSEFVKGGQLGIFANGYWGHPAMKLPPEINLIAVTHYLQALDIQRKANQAVAILGGKTPHIQNLAVGGVANAINLDDPATLNMEKLYMVKDLLAEVTAFVQQVYLPDVCVIGAKYAEWLKYGAGVTNYLAVPDLPLDTKGTKFDFPGGTIFDGKLETYKPISSFQDPYFKENVSESIARSYYDGDWQKHPWEEETVPKVGTFNPSGKYSWSKSPRFQGRPMQVGPLAQVLMGYAAGHEPTMRWGNRALEMASKAAGAKLGPADLHSTLGRHVARAVRCAVLGELAMKHWQLLATNIGKGDVAVFNPPVFPRSEQRGFGFHEAPRGTLSHWIVMKDGKIQNYQAVVPSTWNAGPRDGKGQKGPYEASLVGNPVADPGRPLEVLRTLHSFDPCLACAIHMVKANGEEVTRRNVI